A region of Anolis carolinensis isolate JA03-04 unplaced genomic scaffold, rAnoCar3.1.pri scaffold_7, whole genome shotgun sequence DNA encodes the following proteins:
- the mrpl34 gene encoding large ribosomal subunit protein bL34m, with protein MAALAGGRSLVLIQQASVVYRRGIGALLGPSWEIGSALETPWSCQQIRTKARGNEYQPSNIKRKHKHGWIKRIRTASGIEVILRRMLKGRKSLTH; from the exons ATGGCGGCCTTGGCTGGCGGCAG ATCGCTCGTTCTGATACAACAAGCGTCCGTCGTGTACCGGCGTGGGATTGGCGCGCTTCTGGGCCCGTCATGGGAGATTGGGAGCGCCCTTGAGACCCCATGGAGCTGCCAGCAAATCCGCACCAAGGCCCGGGGCAACGAATACCAGCCTTCCAACATCAAGCGCAAACACAAGCACGGCTGGATCAAGCGGATCCGCACTGCCAGCGGGATCGAGGTGATTCTCCGGCGGATGCTGAAAGGACGGAAGTCCCTCACCCACTGA